The Methanomethylovorans hollandica DSM 15978 genome includes a region encoding these proteins:
- a CDS encoding TIGR00297 family protein, which yields MDNIERVIKKMDPVYIRYLLHASLGLTCFLYPFLPIGILALIMFLMLVVLRRSSQRSKLYEILSSNENVDQKKTFDKGVRSANNIVFAILLLLLFNYAFRLEGVTFPLYVIGGAVAISTFGSASANLFRYWKRAQLKCLARLDYPEKKYKGEDNDMFNLSSSLVMLIIGIISAFLVGAWIIHWKEIAVSYDMIFFIAVIGSVTGALFKSIPSRVDDNISILFGSCMVMWLFASFGYTVPPGHMFFALLFSLLLGYLAYRARIADISALLGASIVGVLIIVFADIFWFLLLLTFFILGGGFTKYKYAYKASIGIAESKGGVRSYENVFSNSMAALVLAVAYGIYPQHSELIMYSYLGTVATATGDTLASEIGTTSKEKPRMITNFKPAKPGRDGAVTILGELACIFGSLVIAVLAILFGRVENIPLALLVTTLGGFIGTNIDSLLGATLQNRGILTNSGVNFYATFVGAAVSGLLFLLLG from the coding sequence ATGGATAATATAGAGAGGGTTATCAAAAAGATGGATCCAGTATACATCAGATATCTGCTTCATGCTTCACTTGGGCTTACCTGCTTTCTCTATCCTTTTCTTCCTATAGGTATACTGGCATTGATCATGTTCCTTATGCTTGTGGTTTTGAGGCGGTCTTCACAAAGGTCAAAACTATATGAGATCCTTTCCTCAAATGAAAATGTCGACCAGAAAAAGACCTTCGATAAGGGGGTCAGGAGTGCAAACAATATCGTCTTTGCCATTCTTTTGCTTTTGCTTTTCAACTATGCTTTTAGGCTGGAAGGGGTAACCTTCCCTTTATATGTGATCGGTGGAGCTGTAGCAATCAGCACATTTGGAAGTGCCTCTGCTAACTTATTCCGGTATTGGAAACGAGCTCAACTAAAATGTCTGGCAAGGCTGGATTATCCCGAAAAGAAATATAAGGGAGAAGACAACGATATGTTCAATCTGTCTTCAAGTCTCGTCATGCTGATCATTGGTATCATTTCAGCTTTTCTGGTAGGGGCATGGATCATTCACTGGAAGGAAATTGCCGTATCCTACGACATGATCTTTTTCATAGCTGTTATAGGTTCGGTAACTGGTGCTCTTTTTAAGTCCATTCCATCCAGAGTGGATGATAATATTTCCATTCTTTTCGGGTCATGCATGGTAATGTGGCTTTTTGCGTCGTTTGGGTACACAGTACCTCCAGGACACATGTTCTTTGCTCTTCTTTTTTCCCTTTTGCTAGGATATCTTGCTTACAGAGCACGTATAGCAGATATCTCTGCTCTTTTGGGTGCCAGCATTGTGGGTGTACTGATCATAGTCTTTGCCGATATTTTCTGGTTCCTGTTACTCCTAACTTTTTTCATACTGGGTGGTGGTTTTACCAAATACAAGTATGCTTACAAGGCCTCCATTGGCATAGCTGAATCCAAAGGGGGTGTCAGGAGCTATGAGAATGTCTTTAGCAATAGTATGGCAGCTCTTGTGCTTGCTGTTGCCTATGGTATATATCCACAGCACAGTGAACTCATAATGTATTCATATCTGGGTACAGTTGCAACGGCTACCGGGGATACTCTTGCAAGTGAGATCGGGACAACTTCAAAGGAAAAACCACGCATGATCACGAATTTCAAGCCTGCAAAACCAGGGCGTGATGGTGCTGTTACTATACTTGGTGAACTTGCGTGCATATTTGGTTCTCTTGTCATAGCTGTTTTAGCTATTCTGTTCGGCAGGGTAGAAAACATACCCCTGGCGCTCTTAGTGACAACTCTTGGAGGATTCATTGGCACCAACATTGACAGCTTACTTGGTGCAACACT
- a CDS encoding helix-turn-helix domain-containing protein produces the protein MQEKIKEIAIRVKELREISNISAEEMASRLNIDTATYLRYEAGEADIPASILYEIATELKVDMAVLLKGEDPRMHVFTVTRKDKGIVVERRKEYKYQSIAANFIHKKAEPFVVQVEPKPEGTPISMNAHLGQEFDFVLEGTLKVVIHNNEIVLEEGDSIFFDSNYPHGMAAVGGKSARFLAVIM, from the coding sequence ATGCAGGAAAAGATAAAAGAAATAGCTATTCGTGTTAAGGAACTGCGCGAGATATCCAACATCTCGGCAGAGGAAATGGCCAGCCGGTTGAACATTGATACTGCCACATATCTAAGATACGAAGCAGGTGAGGCAGATATTCCTGCCAGCATCCTCTATGAGATAGCCACTGAGCTTAAGGTCGATATGGCTGTGTTGCTTAAAGGTGAAGACCCCAGAATGCATGTTTTTACAGTGACCCGTAAGGATAAAGGTATAGTCGTTGAAAGAAGAAAAGAGTACAAGTATCAGAGCATTGCTGCCAACTTCATTCACAAGAAAGCCGAGCCTTTTGTGGTCCAAGTGGAACCAAAACCTGAAGGCACACCGATCTCTATGAACGCACATCTTGGACAGGAATTTGATTTTGTTCTTGAGGGGACATTGAAAGTGGTTATACATAATAATGAGATCGTGCTTGAAGAAGGCGATTCTATATTCTTCGACTCCAATTATCCGCATGGTATGGCTGCTGTCGGTGGAAAGAGTGCCAGGTTCCTGGCAGTAATAATGTAA
- a CDS encoding AMP-binding protein, whose product MNSLLNCFVPVSEFKSYEDFKENFTINVPDKFNFAYDVVDVYAAQQPHKKALVWCDDNGNEAVFDFKDLQYYSNKTANMFVKYGIKKGDNVMLIMKSRFEFWFCLLALHRIGAVAVPATHMLTKKDIVYRVEHADIKAIVCAMDDYVLGEVDAAYKECDSILKQRMVLGTDREGWINFNTELEAASESFKRPVGEEATNNSDISIIYFSSGTTGLPKMVQHDFAYPLAHIITAKYWQNVANEGLHYTVADSGWAKCIWGKIYGQWIAGSAVFVYDYEKFSANKMLENTVKYNVTTFCAPPTIYRFLIREDLSKYEFSNLKYCVVAGEPLNPEVYEQFLELTGLKLMEGFGQTETVVSVATYPWMEPKPGSMGKPSPMYDIELLNAQGNACEVGEEGEICIDTSFSNPPGIFAGYRSEPERTADVWHDGYYHTGDMAWKDEDGYFWFVGRADDIIKTSGYRVGPFEVESALIEHPAVLECAITGVPEPVRGQVIKATIVLTKNYKASDELKKELQDHVKKVTAPYKYPRIVEFVPELPKTISGKIRRVEIRDKDKEE is encoded by the coding sequence ATGAATTCTTTGTTAAACTGTTTCGTTCCTGTTTCAGAATTTAAATCCTATGAGGATTTTAAGGAGAACTTCACGATCAATGTACCGGATAAATTTAATTTCGCCTACGATGTTGTAGATGTTTATGCTGCGCAGCAGCCACACAAAAAAGCCCTTGTCTGGTGTGATGACAATGGCAATGAAGCGGTCTTCGATTTCAAAGACCTGCAATACTACAGCAATAAAACAGCAAACATGTTCGTCAAATATGGCATTAAGAAAGGCGACAATGTGATGCTCATAATGAAAAGCAGATTTGAGTTCTGGTTCTGTCTGCTTGCCCTGCACAGAATAGGAGCTGTTGCGGTGCCTGCCACTCACATGCTTACCAAAAAGGACATAGTATATCGCGTGGAGCATGCAGACATAAAGGCAATAGTCTGTGCCATGGATGATTATGTACTTGGAGAAGTTGATGCAGCCTATAAGGAATGTGATTCTATCCTTAAGCAAAGGATGGTACTGGGTACAGATCGTGAAGGCTGGATCAACTTTAATACCGAACTGGAAGCAGCCTCCGAGAGCTTCAAGCGTCCTGTGGGTGAGGAGGCAACCAACAACAGTGACATATCAATCATATATTTCTCATCAGGTACCACAGGCTTGCCAAAAATGGTACAACACGACTTTGCATATCCTTTAGCACACATCATAACTGCGAAATACTGGCAGAACGTAGCTAATGAAGGGCTCCACTACACAGTGGCAGACTCAGGATGGGCTAAATGTATCTGGGGAAAGATATACGGTCAATGGATAGCAGGTAGCGCGGTCTTTGTCTATGATTATGAAAAATTTTCTGCAAATAAGATGCTGGAAAATACCGTAAAATATAATGTGACCACTTTCTGTGCTCCTCCCACTATATACCGTTTCCTTATCAGGGAGGATCTTAGCAAATACGAGTTCAGTAACCTGAAATATTGTGTGGTTGCAGGTGAACCCCTGAATCCGGAGGTTTACGAGCAGTTCCTTGAGCTTACCGGTCTGAAGCTCATGGAGGGCTTTGGACAGACTGAGACCGTGGTGAGCGTAGCTACATATCCCTGGATGGAGCCAAAACCCGGTTCCATGGGTAAGCCTTCCCCTATGTATGATATTGAACTCCTGAACGCACAGGGAAATGCCTGCGAGGTGGGTGAGGAAGGAGAGATATGCATAGATACAAGTTTTAGTAACCCTCCTGGGATATTTGCAGGTTACCGCTCAGAACCTGAGAGGACGGCAGATGTGTGGCATGATGGTTACTATCACACTGGAGACATGGCTTGGAAGGACGAAGATGGATACTTCTGGTTCGTGGGCAGAGCAGATGATATAATCAAGACCTCCGGATACAGGGTAGGTCCTTTTGAAGTTGAAAGCGCATTGATAGAACACCCGGCAGTACTCGAGTGTGCCATAACCGGTGTACCTGAACCCGTACGTGGGCAGGTCATTAAAGCCACTATAGTGCTTACAAAGAACTACAAGGCCAGTGATGAGCTGAAAAAGGAATTACAGGACCATGTGAAGAAGGTTACTGCTCCATATAAATATCCACGCATAGTAGAGTTCGTACCTGAACTGCCAAAGACGATCAGTGGTAAAATCAGGCGTGTGGAGATACGCGACAAGGACAAAGAAGAATGA
- a CDS encoding 4Fe-4S dicluster domain-containing protein, with product MSDFVEKKDPYPVINILECKACGRCIIDCPKDVLRMSECLNERGYHYVEYVGSGCIGCANCYYTCPEPLAIEIHIPLKE from the coding sequence ATGTCAGATTTCGTAGAAAAAAAGGATCCTTACCCGGTAATAAACATATTGGAGTGTAAAGCCTGTGGACGCTGCATAATCGATTGTCCGAAGGACGTGCTTCGGATGAGTGAATGTCTTAATGAGAGAGGATACCACTATGTGGAATATGTGGGTTCTGGATGTATAGGATGCGCTAACTGCTACTATACATGCCCTGAGCCTCTGGCAATAGAGATACACATTCCCCTCAAGGAATGA
- a CDS encoding 3-methyl-2-oxobutanoate dehydrogenase subunit VorB — protein MVTQLVKGNTAVVIGALYAGCDCYFGYPITPASEILHEASSYFPMLGRKFVQAESEEAAINMVYGGASTGHRVMTASSGPGISLKQEGISYLAGAELPCVVVDIMRAGPGLGNIGPEQADYNQVVKGGGHGNYKNIVLAPNSVQEMCDLTIKAFELSFKYRNPAFVLADGVLGQMVEPLKFPTIAVEPQIDTSWAVNATAQTRQNLVTSIFLDFKKLEGFNNELQEKYKLIQEHEVDYEEYMMEDADIILVSYGISSRICRSAVEQARKKGIKAGLFRPITLFPFPEKELLTLAQARDCTFICVEMSNGQMKDDVLLATKCLRPVELVNRLGGNLVTFDQVMQKIESIATGGSI, from the coding sequence ATGGTTACACAATTAGTGAAAGGCAACACTGCAGTTGTTATCGGGGCTTTGTATGCAGGATGTGACTGTTACTTTGGCTATCCAATAACCCCTGCCAGTGAGATATTGCATGAAGCATCCTCCTATTTCCCGATGCTTGGCAGGAAGTTCGTGCAGGCGGAATCAGAGGAGGCAGCCATAAATATGGTCTATGGCGGAGCATCCACCGGCCACAGGGTGATGACAGCCTCATCTGGCCCTGGGATCAGCCTGAAGCAGGAAGGCATTTCATACCTTGCAGGCGCAGAACTACCCTGTGTGGTAGTGGATATAATGAGAGCCGGACCTGGCCTTGGTAATATCGGTCCTGAACAGGCCGATTATAACCAGGTGGTCAAAGGAGGAGGCCATGGCAACTACAAGAACATAGTCCTTGCTCCTAATTCCGTACAGGAAATGTGCGACCTTACCATCAAGGCCTTCGAACTTTCTTTTAAATATCGTAATCCTGCATTTGTCCTGGCAGACGGAGTGCTGGGCCAGATGGTGGAGCCGCTGAAGTTCCCCACAATTGCGGTAGAGCCACAGATAGATACTTCCTGGGCTGTGAATGCTACCGCGCAGACAAGACAGAACCTGGTAACTTCCATCTTCCTGGACTTCAAAAAGCTTGAAGGATTCAACAATGAGCTGCAGGAGAAGTACAAGCTCATTCAAGAGCATGAAGTTGACTATGAAGAATATATGATGGAAGACGCCGACATCATCCTGGTGTCATATGGTATAAGCAGCCGCATTTGCCGGTCTGCTGTGGAACAGGCAAGGAAGAAAGGTATAAAGGCAGGTCTCTTCAGACCCATCACCCTTTTCCCCTTCCCTGAAAAAGAACTGCTCACATTGGCACAAGCAAGAGATTGCACATTCATCTGCGTGGAGATGAGCAATGGGCAGATGAAAGATGATGTACTGCTTGCAACAAAATGCCTGCGACCTGTTGAACTTGTGAACAGGCTTGGAGGGAATCTAGTAACTTTCGACCAGGTAATGCAAAAGATAGAGAGTATTGCAACAGGAGGCTCAATATGA
- a CDS encoding 2-oxoacid:acceptor oxidoreductase family protein: MKEKVIGRPAGLYAEFPRKGGAAPTATHYCPGCGHGILHKLIGEAMGDLEIQDRTVMISPVGCAVFAYYYFDCGNLQVAHGRAPAVGTGVSRALDHAVVISYQGDGDLASIGLNETIQAANRGEKIAVFFVNNTVYGMTGGQMAPTTLIGEKTVTCPTGRDPMYAGYPLHMCELLSSLQAPVFIERVSVSDISHIRKARKAVRKALEIQRDGKGYAFVEVLSNCPTNLKQDAEASTKFVNEQMEKEFPLGNFRDKSDEVDTLCRNGSNFSKEAIDIAFSLETEASPDAVEDQDFGQVLVKVAGFGGQGVLSLGLILAKAGCRAQRHVSWYPSYGPEQRGGTANCSVVISGSAIGSPIVYESNILIAMNRPSLEKFAMDVKPGGVILYDSTIGEYDIPEGVRGIAVPAMEIACKAKAEKAANTVMLGVLKELGVTKLPADAFTEALAENFASKQKLIDINKKVLEAGAQWVRDNL; the protein is encoded by the coding sequence ATGAAAGAGAAGGTAATAGGTAGACCTGCAGGTCTTTATGCCGAATTCCCCCGAAAAGGAGGAGCTGCTCCTACTGCAACTCACTACTGTCCGGGATGCGGCCATGGTATCCTACATAAGCTCATAGGTGAGGCTATGGGTGACCTGGAGATTCAGGACCGTACAGTGATGATCAGCCCAGTGGGCTGTGCAGTGTTCGCTTATTATTATTTTGATTGCGGGAACTTGCAGGTCGCACATGGCCGCGCTCCTGCAGTAGGTACCGGTGTTTCCAGAGCCCTTGATCATGCAGTTGTTATTTCCTATCAGGGTGATGGTGATCTGGCATCCATTGGTCTTAATGAGACCATCCAGGCGGCCAACCGGGGAGAGAAGATAGCTGTATTCTTCGTGAACAATACTGTGTACGGTATGACGGGAGGACAGATGGCACCAACCACCCTCATAGGCGAGAAAACAGTGACGTGCCCCACCGGGAGAGACCCAATGTATGCAGGTTATCCCCTACACATGTGCGAATTGCTGAGCAGTCTGCAGGCACCCGTTTTCATAGAAAGAGTGTCTGTTTCAGATATATCTCACATCCGCAAGGCTCGTAAAGCCGTAAGGAAAGCTCTGGAGATCCAGCGTGACGGTAAAGGCTATGCCTTTGTGGAAGTGCTCTCCAACTGCCCTACGAATCTGAAGCAGGATGCAGAAGCAAGCACAAAGTTCGTGAACGAACAGATGGAAAAGGAATTCCCTCTGGGTAATTTCAGGGACAAGTCAGATGAAGTGGATACGCTGTGTCGCAATGGAAGCAATTTCAGTAAGGAAGCTATCGATATAGCTTTTAGCCTTGAAACAGAAGCATCACCTGACGCTGTGGAAGATCAGGATTTCGGACAGGTTTTGGTAAAGGTCGCGGGCTTCGGCGGACAGGGAGTATTGAGCCTTGGTCTGATACTTGCAAAAGCAGGATGCAGAGCCCAGAGACATGTATCATGGTATCCTTCCTATGGCCCTGAACAAAGAGGGGGTACAGCCAACTGTTCTGTAGTGATCTCAGGTTCTGCCATTGGTTCACCCATAGTATATGAGTCAAACATATTGATCGCCATGAACCGTCCATCCCTGGAAAAGTTCGCCATGGACGTAAAACCCGGAGGTGTCATACTCTATGATTCGACCATAGGGGAATATGATATTCCTGAAGGAGTAAGAGGTATTGCGGTACCTGCCATGGAGATAGCCTGCAAGGCCAAGGCAGAGAAGGCCGCAAATACTGTAATGCTTGGCGTACTGAAGGAACTTGGTGTTACAAAACTTCCGGCAGATGCATTTACTGAGGCTCTGGCAGAGAACTTTGCAAGTAAACAGAAACTTATCGACATCAACAAGAAGGTACTGGAAGCAGGAGCGCAGTGGGTTAGAGATAACCTGTAA
- a CDS encoding P-II family nitrogen regulator, with protein MSQENSFSLIVTIVKKGWGDKVVRASRKAGAKGGTILFGRGTGVHENKSLLGLMIEPEKEIILTIVEAEITDKVIGAIKDSIGINEPGCGIGFVVPLDSVFGTAQILSSPDFSFKDEK; from the coding sequence ATGTCACAAGAAAATTCATTTTCATTGATAGTAACGATTGTAAAAAAGGGCTGGGGAGACAAAGTTGTGCGAGCTTCACGAAAAGCAGGAGCTAAAGGTGGCACGATCTTGTTTGGTCGAGGTACCGGGGTACATGAGAACAAAAGCCTGCTTGGCCTGATGATAGAACCTGAAAAAGAAATAATTCTGACAATAGTCGAAGCTGAAATCACAGATAAGGTCATCGGGGCAATAAAGGATTCAATAGGTATCAATGAACCAGGATGCGGTATAGGATTTGTTGTACCATTGGATAGCGTATTCGGTACTGCTCAGATACTATCTTCTCCTGATTTTTCATTTAAAGATGAAAAATGA
- a CDS encoding DUF1538 domain-containing protein — MEGITDVTIEVLQALIPIILFFIFFQLRYLKLPSFEVVKILIGMLMTAVGMILFLYGVYNGFYPVGFQIGEFLGNIEQMWILIPIGFVLGFLTAFAEPAVRVLCYQVEQSSSGYLRAKLMLYILSFSVAVFVAIGMVKIVYGIPFIYIIVPGYLLTLMLLWVSDKDFIGIAFDAGGVATGPMAVSFLMSMLVGVASSHSERNAIVDGFGLIALVALAPIIFIMLLGVYVKYKKR, encoded by the coding sequence ATGGAAGGAATCACAGATGTCACAATAGAGGTCCTTCAGGCACTTATTCCCATAATTCTATTTTTTATTTTTTTTCAGCTGAGATATTTGAAACTTCCTTCCTTTGAGGTCGTCAAGATCTTAATAGGCATGTTAATGACAGCTGTAGGGATGATATTGTTCCTTTATGGGGTTTACAATGGATTTTACCCAGTAGGGTTTCAGATCGGCGAATTCCTCGGGAACATTGAACAAATGTGGATCTTGATACCGATAGGTTTTGTTCTTGGTTTTCTGACAGCATTCGCCGAGCCTGCTGTGCGGGTACTTTGTTACCAGGTTGAGCAGTCTTCAAGTGGATATCTACGAGCAAAGCTTATGCTTTACATTTTATCATTTAGTGTTGCTGTATTTGTTGCTATCGGGATGGTAAAAATAGTATATGGAATACCCTTTATATACATCATTGTTCCTGGATATCTGTTAACTTTGATGCTACTATGGGTATCTGATAAAGACTTTATTGGTATTGCCTTTGATGCAGGAGGTGTTGCCACCGGTCCTATGGCTGTATCATTCCTTATGTCAATGCTTGTGGGTGTGGCTTCTTCACATAGTGAAAGAAATGCCATAGTGGATGGTTTTGGGCTTATTGCATTGGTGGCTTTGGCACCTATCATATTTATTATGCTGCTTGGTGTATATGTGAAATATAAGAAGAGATGA
- a CDS encoding DUF1538 domain-containing protein — protein MIQDFKETYKEVLQATLPLTLAVLLIMLLFMGADTGLLITFLKGALFVIFGMGLFLMGVKLGMLPIGEAIGADLPKHGSVIFVFIVGFLLTFVATVAEPDVRVLSTVIESVSESSIQRTTMILSISLGVGFFVAASLLRIIYGIPLNHMLFVGYLMVVLLSFITPTEYLAISYDSGGVTTGPVTVPVILALGIGISSVLRGKSELSESYGLIGLASLGPILSLMILGILSH, from the coding sequence ATGATACAAGACTTCAAAGAGACATATAAGGAAGTACTACAGGCAACATTGCCATTAACACTAGCAGTCTTGTTAATTATGTTGCTGTTCATGGGTGCGGATACCGGTCTTTTGATTACCTTTCTTAAAGGAGCTCTATTTGTAATATTTGGCATGGGCCTTTTTCTGATGGGTGTGAAACTAGGAATGCTGCCCATTGGAGAAGCCATCGGCGCTGATCTGCCAAAGCACGGCTCAGTGATATTTGTTTTTATCGTCGGTTTCTTGCTCACTTTTGTGGCAACTGTAGCTGAGCCTGATGTTAGGGTGTTAAGCACTGTAATCGAATCAGTCTCTGAAAGTAGTATACAACGCACTACGATGATACTCTCTATATCTCTGGGTGTTGGCTTCTTCGTAGCCGCATCTCTGCTCAGGATAATCTATGGTATTCCTTTGAATCATATGTTATTTGTCGGTTATTTGATGGTAGTTTTGCTGTCCTTCATAACACCAACCGAGTATCTTGCAATATCCTACGACTCAGGTGGCGTGACTACGGGTCCGGTGACAGTACCTGTGATACTGGCTCTTGGAATAGGTATATCTTCTGTTCTTAGGGGCAAGTCTGAACTTTCAGAAAGTTATGGCTTGATAGGACTCGCATCTCTTGGTCCAATTTTGAGCTTGATGATCTTAGGAATTCTATCACACTGA
- a CDS encoding universal stress protein yields the protein MTVNVRSILIATDGSENVKNAVNWGIGLAKANDAKITALYVVPPAGVAVAMRGEMWAKALESHLKEEGEKATAYVVEMGKKEGVEVECVIIDSKAPADGIMDFATENDIDLIVMGTLGLTGLTHILLGSVAENVVRHAKKPVLVIP from the coding sequence ATGACTGTAAATGTAAGGTCGATACTGATAGCAACTGATGGATCAGAAAATGTAAAAAATGCAGTTAACTGGGGTATAGGATTGGCAAAGGCAAACGATGCCAAGATCACGGCTCTTTATGTTGTGCCTCCTGCAGGTGTAGCTGTTGCTATGCGTGGTGAGATGTGGGCAAAGGCGTTGGAGAGCCACCTGAAGGAAGAAGGTGAGAAAGCTACTGCATATGTGGTGGAAATGGGCAAGAAAGAAGGGGTTGAAGTGGAATGCGTGATCATTGATAGTAAAGCCCCTGCCGATGGAATAATGGATTTTGCTACAGAGAACGATATAGACCTCATAGTGATGGGAACACTGGGACTCACAGGACTCACGCATATTCTCCTTGGAAGCGTTGCAGAGAATGTGGTAAGGCATGCAAAAAAGCCGGTACTGGTCATTCCATAA
- a CDS encoding cation:proton antiporter domain-containing protein: protein MDLTLFTDIEIIFGLSIFILLVFHKAKLSPVLGFLVTGIVAGPHVLGIIREVEQVEVLSEIGIILLLFTIGVEMSIKELWDIKRFVLVGGGLQVGITTALVYYISLYMGHSPSTALFLGFLVSLSSTAIVLKLFQEKGETYTTYGKISLGILIFQDIVIVPMILLTPILAGVPSTSGDSPVTFLLKGLGIMLFVIVTARWIMPALLFRIAKTKNRELFLLTIIFTVFGTAWLTSKAGLSLALGAFLAGLIISESEYSHQAVGNMMPFKDVFISFFFISIGMLMDVGFFLENIFTLLALAAGVILVKSMASGLVTFLLGYPLRTTIITGMTLAQVGEFSFVLSSFGKSYGLLDESLYQAFLAVSIVTMAATPFVMTFSHSFSHKLTNKTKNPILVNGLYAKSMGIYSTNAMPVDENVELDDHLIIVGYGFNGKTVSNAAKTAGIPYVIIETNPETVRNERKKGERIYYGDATHEVVLDSANIKSARVLVVGISDFIGTRAITDVARRMNPDIYIIARTRYMSEIKTLSQLGADEVIPEEYETSVEIFSRLLKKYLVPEEDIYSFTREIRANGYSMLRKHSVGTKKDTFSLKDDLPGLDVTSFKIKEGSLIHGSTLKDADLRNIHGATVLAIRRGEQIIENPVGDTQLLSGDLLIVLGKPERLCQLRNFLGGDADTVSSGVCSYEGA from the coding sequence ATGGATCTGACACTGTTTACTGATATTGAAATAATTTTTGGTTTGTCGATATTTATTTTGCTGGTTTTTCATAAAGCTAAATTGTCGCCAGTTCTTGGTTTTCTTGTTACGGGAATTGTAGCAGGCCCTCATGTCCTTGGTATCATCCGTGAAGTGGAGCAGGTAGAGGTACTTTCAGAGATAGGGATAATTCTGTTATTGTTCACAATAGGGGTTGAGATGTCCATCAAAGAGCTCTGGGACATCAAAAGATTCGTGCTGGTGGGCGGTGGTTTGCAGGTGGGTATCACTACAGCACTTGTCTACTATATTTCACTTTATATGGGCCACAGTCCCAGCACTGCTCTTTTCCTTGGATTTCTGGTATCTCTCAGCAGTACTGCTATAGTACTGAAACTGTTTCAGGAAAAAGGAGAGACATACACCACTTACGGCAAGATCTCCCTTGGCATACTCATATTCCAGGATATTGTTATTGTTCCCATGATACTCCTCACGCCCATACTGGCAGGCGTGCCCTCCACTTCAGGAGACAGTCCTGTCACCTTTCTTCTGAAAGGGCTTGGTATCATGCTGTTTGTGATTGTCACTGCTAGATGGATAATGCCTGCACTGCTCTTCAGGATCGCTAAGACCAAGAACAGAGAACTTTTCCTTTTGACCATCATATTCACGGTGTTCGGTACAGCGTGGCTGACTTCCAAAGCAGGATTATCACTGGCTCTAGGAGCGTTCCTGGCGGGTCTGATCATATCTGAATCTGAGTACAGTCACCAGGCTGTCGGTAACATGATGCCTTTTAAGGATGTTTTTATAAGCTTCTTTTTTATATCCATAGGAATGTTGATGGATGTCGGTTTTTTCCTGGAGAATATATTCACCCTCCTGGCATTGGCTGCAGGGGTAATACTTGTAAAATCTATGGCATCGGGGCTTGTTACCTTCCTTTTGGGCTATCCTCTGAGAACCACGATCATAACCGGGATGACGCTGGCCCAGGTGGGTGAGTTCTCATTTGTCCTCTCAAGCTTTGGAAAGTCTTACGGGCTGCTCGATGAAAGTCTTTATCAGGCTTTCCTTGCTGTTTCCATAGTAACTATGGCAGCTACTCCCTTTGTGATGACTTTCTCACACAGTTTCTCGCACAAACTAACTAACAAGACTAAAAATCCTATATTGGTCAACGGTCTGTATGCAAAGAGCATGGGTATATACTCAACTAATGCAATGCCTGTAGACGAAAATGTGGAATTGGATGATCATCTTATTATCGTAGGTTATGGATTCAATGGAAAAACAGTTTCTAATGCTGCAAAGACTGCAGGCATACCTTATGTCATCATAGAAACAAACCCTGAAACCGTGCGCAATGAACGAAAAAAGGGAGAAAGGATCTACTATGGGGATGCAACTCATGAAGTTGTTCTTGATTCTGCTAACATAAAGTCCGCCAGAGTACTTGTAGTAGGCATATCTGATTTCATCGGTACGAGGGCAATAACCGATGTTGCAAGAAGGATGAATCCGGATATCTATATTATCGCAAGGACACGATATATGAGCGAGATCAAAACCCTCAGTCAGCTGGGTGCCGATGAGGTAATTCCCGAAGAGTATGAAACATCGGTGGAAATATTCAGTCGTCTTCTTAAAAAATATCTTGTACCGGAAGAGGATATTTATTCATTCACAAGGGAGATACGTGCAAACGGTTACTCTATGTTGAGAAAGCATTCCGTTGGAACTAAAAAGGACACCTTCAGCCTGAAAGATGATCTCCCGGGACTGGATGTAACATCTTTTAAGATCAAGGAAGGCAGTCTCATTCACGGAAGTACCCTCAAAGATGCGGATCTAAGGAACATTCATGGTGCAACAGTACTGGCCATTCGCAGAGGTGAACAAATCATTGAGAACCCTGTGGGTGATACGCAACTCCTATCAGGTGATCTGCTAATTGTACTCGGAAAACCTGAAAGGCTATGTCAGCTGAGAAATTTCCTGGGAGGAGATGCTGATACTGTTTCCTCCGGAGTTTGTTCTTATGAAGGTGCATAA